A region from the Lolium perenne isolate Kyuss_39 chromosome 4, Kyuss_2.0, whole genome shotgun sequence genome encodes:
- the LOC127295594 gene encoding uncharacterized protein: MAGPWKKPLWGGPLTLEKYHRFFVDPWGASITNDQLNHIVSMHGFVKLQPNKKKMMDQLVGHIDLQPPRRSTLHSSAPAARPSAVTITTTQVAADVDAIGWTECPIGSVAAFAGFGEAAPERLEPMPPPAHHVLELVVRRARSKRTRGSAYPRGVAAVKAEVMEEDMELEDAGIELEEADMEEAMELEEAGMEEDMELEEADIAQPPPSPPPRWMRSPTPPPPSPSPPRPQTAAVLPPPSSPCAVEPILSSPPGFSSPPPPGFGSPPPPGFSSPPPPGFSSPPPPGFGSHPPPRWHQPTLAPLPIPPPGFGSPQVTPPIPQPSWGLPAGPPPFCQQPVPPSYPAPCWGAPSVLPPQHAAWGWPHPPPRWAPPHMLEQQRPPPPWGFMEPSVPYPMPLQHQPYFEGHQWPQPPWGYMEPSVPPPMPLQHQPHFEGHQWPQPPGVSWPVF, encoded by the exons ATCGTCTCCATGCATGGCTTCGTCAAGCTACAGCCGAACAAG AAGAAAATGATGGACCAGCTGGTGGGGCACATCGACCTGCAGCCGCCGCGCCGCTCCACTCTGCACAGCTCGGCTCCGGCGGCCCGGCCCTCCGCCGTGACCATCACAACCACGCAGGTCGCGGCCGACGTCGACGCTATCGGCTGGACGGAGTGCCCCATCGGCTCTGTGGCCGCCTTCGCTGGCTTCGGGGAGGCCGCACCGGAGCGGCTGGAGCCCATGCCCCCGCCCGCCCACCACGTGCTCGAGCTGGTGGTGCGACGCGCGCGGTCCAAGCGGACGCGCGGCTCTGCCTACCCGCGCGGTGTCGCGGCCGTGAAGGCGGAGGTGATGGAAGAGGACATGGAACTCGAAGATGCGGGCATAGAGCTCGAAGAGGCGGACATGGAAGAGGCCATGGAGCTCGAAGAGGCCGGCATGGAAGAGGACATGGAACTCGAAGAGGCTGACATTGCGCAGCCGCCACCGTCGCCTCCGCCGCGGTGGATGCGCTCCCCGACTCCGCCGCCTCCGTCCCCGTCGCCCCCGCGGCCACAGACGGCGGCGGTGCTTCCTCCGCCTTCGTCGCCGTGCGCGGTCGAGCCTATCCTCTCATCGCCACCAGGCTTCAGCTCGCCACCGCCACCAGGCTTCGGCTCACCCCCGCCACCCGGCTTCAGCTCGCCGCCACCACCAGGCTTCAGCTCGCCCCCACCACCAGGTTTCGGCTCGCACCCGCCACCGCGCTGGCACCAGCCTACGTTGGCGCCTCTCCCTATCCCACCACCAGGCTTCGGTTCGCCACAGGTGACACCGCCTATTCCGCAGCCATCCTGGGGCTTGCCTGCAGGACCGCCACCATTCTGTCAACAGCCAGTGCCGCCGTCTTATCCGGCACCGTGCTGGGGCGCGCCCTCTGTGCTGCCGCCACAGCATGCGGCCTGGGGCTGGCCGCATCCACCGCCCCGCTGGGCACCACCTCATATGCTGGAGCAGcagcggccgccgccaccgtgggGCTTCATGGAGCCGTCGGTGCCTTATCCTATGCCGCTGCAACATCAGCCGTATTTTGAGGGGCATCAATGGCCGCAGCCACCGTGGGGCTACATGGAGCCGTCGGTGCCTCCTCCTATGCCGCTGCAACATCAGCCGCATTTTGAGGGGCACCAATGGCCACAGCCACCGGGGGTGTCCTGGCCGGTGTTTTAG